The proteins below are encoded in one region of Natrialbaceae archaeon AArc-T1-2:
- a CDS encoding AAA family ATPase: MSERSGGSTVGSDGQTVDPETVHERVRNEVGNVLVGNEVAIEHLSIGLLIGGHVLLEGVPGVAKTTLVKLFSRATGLEYSRTQMTPDTLPADVTGTSIYRENLGEFELQRGPIFANLVLVDEINRATPKTQSALLEAMEEGHVTIETETLELPDPFMVVATQNPIEMEGVFELPEAQRDRFQFKLTIELPDRSTERELLERFDDDPDLGPDDTEQVVNTDDIRSARDLVTDVHVSSPVKSYILNLVAETRSHPDVAQGASPRASLTFLHAAKARAAIRGREYVIPDDVKGLAEPVLTHRLVLNTEAELGDVSPTDVVSSILEAAEPPSAEVVRPEAVNDADP; the protein is encoded by the coding sequence ATGAGCGAGAGGAGTGGCGGATCAACCGTCGGCTCAGACGGACAAACCGTCGACCCAGAGACAGTCCATGAACGGGTACGAAACGAGGTCGGCAACGTACTGGTTGGAAACGAGGTGGCGATCGAGCACCTCTCGATCGGACTCCTGATCGGTGGGCACGTTCTGCTCGAGGGTGTGCCGGGTGTCGCGAAGACGACGCTCGTCAAACTTTTCTCGCGCGCGACAGGGCTCGAGTACAGCCGGACCCAGATGACACCGGACACCCTTCCGGCAGACGTCACTGGAACCTCCATCTACCGGGAAAACCTCGGCGAGTTCGAACTCCAGCGCGGTCCGATCTTTGCAAACCTCGTGCTCGTCGACGAGATCAACCGTGCAACGCCGAAAACGCAGTCGGCACTGCTCGAGGCGATGGAGGAAGGACACGTCACGATCGAGACCGAGACGCTCGAGCTTCCGGATCCGTTCATGGTCGTCGCGACGCAGAACCCGATCGAGATGGAAGGGGTGTTCGAACTGCCGGAAGCACAGCGCGACCGCTTCCAATTCAAACTCACGATCGAGTTACCCGACAGATCGACGGAACGGGAACTCCTCGAGCGATTCGACGACGATCCAGACCTCGGTCCGGACGACACCGAACAGGTCGTCAACACCGATGATATCCGCTCGGCTCGAGATCTTGTTACTGATGTGCACGTCTCGTCGCCAGTCAAGTCATATATTCTCAATCTCGTCGCGGAAACGCGTTCTCATCCCGACGTCGCTCAGGGAGCGTCCCCACGCGCGAGTCTGACGTTCCTCCATGCGGCGAAGGCACGTGCAGCGATCCGCGGTCGTGAGTATGTGATCCCGGACGACGTGAAGGGGCTGGCCGAGCCGGTGTTGACCCATCGGCTCGTGTTGAACACCGAAGCCGAACTCGGCGACGTCAGCCCGACCGACGTCGTCTCCTCGATACTCGAGGCGGCCGAGCCGCCGAGTGCCGAAGTCGTCAGACCGGAAGCAGTGAACGACGCGGATCCGTAG
- a CDS encoding DUF4350 domain-containing protein, which yields MNPIEWFRDGRDPDWPRVVLAGLAIALIVAIAVAGATSTAAFGAYNPAWDGTSEFRDSVATDPNAEHEIVRDATRYDDLERNGTVAFVVAPEEQYGDDAEHVRGFVDDGGTLVVLENVGQSGNALLADVGADARTDGRLIRDEQYNDRGPAMPIATDVANHSITEDVDQLTLNHGTVVHPDGATVLVSTSEFAYLVDDPDSDLEESDAELDSYPVATIEDVGDGRVVTVGDPSIAINIMLDEPNNQALLEGLYQDEERVVFDLSHADDVPPLTGALLVVRGSAVGQVLLGLLGVAAVATASRPRWLRAGLARVRAFGPPMDRGRSQDEPTATLSDAERAAYIRRRHPDWDDERVQRVIAALNRNGSKRDDE from the coding sequence GTGAATCCGATCGAGTGGTTCCGTGACGGGCGTGACCCCGACTGGCCACGAGTGGTGCTTGCGGGACTCGCGATTGCCCTCATCGTTGCAATCGCCGTCGCCGGTGCCACGTCGACGGCGGCGTTTGGCGCGTACAACCCGGCGTGGGATGGGACGAGCGAGTTCCGGGATTCGGTCGCGACGGATCCCAACGCCGAACACGAGATCGTCCGCGACGCAACGCGGTACGACGACCTCGAGCGAAACGGCACGGTCGCGTTCGTCGTTGCACCGGAGGAACAATACGGCGACGACGCCGAGCACGTTCGGGGGTTCGTCGACGACGGTGGGACCCTCGTCGTCCTCGAGAATGTCGGCCAGAGCGGAAACGCCCTGCTCGCGGACGTCGGCGCGGACGCCCGAACGGATGGGCGACTCATCCGGGACGAACAGTATAACGATCGCGGACCGGCGATGCCGATTGCTACCGACGTCGCGAACCACTCGATCACCGAAGACGTCGACCAGCTCACGCTCAACCACGGGACGGTAGTACACCCTGACGGGGCGACAGTGCTGGTCTCGACGAGTGAGTTCGCGTATCTCGTCGACGATCCGGACTCCGATCTCGAAGAATCCGACGCGGAACTCGACTCGTATCCCGTCGCGACGATCGAAGATGTCGGTGACGGACGGGTGGTAACCGTCGGCGACCCAAGCATCGCGATCAATATTATGCTGGACGAACCCAACAATCAAGCACTGCTCGAGGGGCTCTATCAGGACGAGGAGCGTGTCGTATTCGACCTCTCACACGCTGATGACGTTCCGCCGCTTACTGGAGCACTGCTGGTCGTTCGTGGCTCGGCGGTCGGTCAGGTGCTGCTCGGACTCCTTGGCGTCGCAGCGGTCGCAACGGCAAGTCGCCCACGGTGGCTACGTGCCGGACTCGCACGCGTTCGAGCCTTCGGACCGCCCATGGACCGTGGCCGGAGCCAGGACGAACCGACGGCGACGCTTTCGGACGCGGAGCGAGCGGCGTACATCCGACGTCGGCACCCGGACTGGGACGACGAACGTGTCCAGCGTGTGATAGCAGCGCTTAACCGGAACGGGTCGAAACGGGATGACGAATGA
- a CDS encoding CARDB domain-containing protein: MTTTKRFSLVTFLVAVMILAPIAGVIGMGGIGVAVANEEPPEEELVDVTVDGEDVTIWDRSVLPLRADTEDGAVTVDNLWLDVITADGERESANRGSLAVFQAGESVTLTFDGEGTAANTDHYAEEDVQVLTGQVDESIDDLSDVPTSGDELMDALSEDELDDLNENVEFNDPDEREIEKDGTLDYDYQPESGIHLAVIATGDDSLDVDDGDLEISDETTIIGTESLVAHEDFSEVNVGTEAEPGDDITFDVNADELQGDVTHSVVLYDEDAFTGSEMNIKAEEDLSSDFSSEDVTVQHEIESINGVQNVEDGIEVLGIELGEQSHTGVTELADIVGFLASEIDTDEPGTEVIGDEIELDTSTTVVDDVDPDTEITVETLEGWNEGDYRWVHVATGSSSDEIQTNTGVMMVEDEDRDPPRRPSGGGTGGSPTAVFTAETDAPAEVEVDEDAQLDVTISNIGTASGTTDYEVVIDGQTVDQDEIELEVDETVTRHYDFDTTEAGDIDWSVTVDADDASGTLTVVEDDPDPPVDDDVDDVDDDVDDVDDDVDDVDDEVDDDDIIPGFGVVLALIAVLAGAAIAIRRADG, from the coding sequence ATGACCACTACGAAACGGTTCTCTCTCGTGACTTTCCTGGTCGCGGTTATGATTCTCGCACCGATTGCGGGAGTCATCGGGATGGGTGGCATCGGGGTCGCGGTTGCTAACGAAGAACCGCCAGAAGAAGAATTAGTAGACGTGACAGTTGATGGTGAAGATGTCACGATCTGGGACCGGTCGGTCCTTCCGTTACGGGCTGACACAGAAGACGGTGCCGTCACCGTCGACAACCTGTGGCTCGATGTTATCACGGCGGATGGAGAACGTGAGTCGGCAAACCGAGGTTCACTCGCTGTTTTCCAAGCTGGTGAGTCAGTAACGCTTACATTCGATGGCGAGGGTACCGCCGCGAACACGGACCATTATGCTGAGGAGGACGTGCAGGTACTCACCGGACAGGTTGACGAATCGATTGACGACCTGAGTGACGTCCCAACAAGCGGGGATGAGCTGATGGATGCGCTTTCCGAGGACGAACTTGACGATCTTAACGAGAACGTCGAATTTAACGATCCAGACGAGAGGGAGATAGAGAAAGACGGAACACTCGACTACGACTACCAGCCTGAATCCGGTATTCATCTCGCAGTTATCGCCACTGGGGACGACTCGCTCGACGTTGATGATGGCGATCTCGAGATAAGTGACGAAACGACGATCATCGGTACCGAAAGCCTCGTCGCTCACGAGGATTTCTCTGAAGTGAATGTCGGAACGGAAGCCGAACCCGGTGATGACATCACGTTTGACGTCAATGCCGACGAACTTCAGGGGGACGTCACACACTCCGTCGTCCTCTACGATGAAGATGCGTTCACTGGAAGCGAGATGAATATCAAGGCAGAGGAGGATCTAAGCAGTGACTTCTCATCCGAAGACGTAACGGTCCAACACGAGATCGAGTCGATAAATGGCGTTCAGAACGTCGAAGACGGCATAGAGGTTCTTGGTATCGAACTCGGCGAGCAGAGCCACACTGGCGTGACGGAACTTGCTGACATCGTCGGGTTCCTCGCAAGTGAAATCGACACTGACGAACCCGGAACCGAAGTAATCGGTGACGAGATCGAACTCGACACCTCGACAACTGTCGTTGACGACGTCGATCCGGATACCGAAATCACGGTCGAGACCCTTGAGGGCTGGAATGAAGGTGACTACCGGTGGGTTCACGTTGCTACCGGCTCCTCGAGCGACGAGATCCAGACCAACACTGGCGTCATGATGGTTGAGGACGAAGATCGAGACCCACCGCGACGACCAAGTGGTGGTGGAACTGGTGGTTCACCAACTGCCGTGTTCACGGCTGAGACTGATGCGCCTGCAGAGGTCGAAGTTGATGAGGACGCCCAACTCGACGTGACGATCTCGAACATTGGAACCGCGTCTGGGACGACCGACTACGAGGTCGTCATCGACGGTCAGACCGTCGATCAAGACGAGATCGAACTCGAAGTCGACGAAACAGTGACCAGGCACTATGACTTCGACACTACGGAAGCCGGCGATATCGACTGGTCAGTGACCGTCGACGCTGACGACGCTTCCGGCACCCTGACGGTTGTCGAAGACGATCCCGATCCGCCTGTGGACGATGACGTCGACGACGTTGACGATGACGTCGACGACGTTGACGATGACGTCGACGACGTTGACGACGAAGTCGACGATGACGACATCATTCCCGGCTTTGGTGTCGTGCTCGCCCTGATCGCAGTGCTGGCGGGTGCGGCGATTGCCATTCGCCGAGCTGACGGCTGA
- a CDS encoding ISH6 family transposase, translated as MHATIDAQVTVSIDLDKTLPLATLAESLTELHLEATILEELVKSLDERLVEAYCGEKHARGNGDRRFQRAGTTTRTAVTTAGEHEFSLHHVKDTAATGDDPTYFRPLEDLIKFDGQRIYQEDISLQSTELATSLSFRDAVAHGDGFTPMPSRTTINRRVREYGSKLGDFVRDRLPGTNADTVVPDGTKCHSQDDHCTYHDVNVTLGQITEDNAETTLLDVNVNEPWDDTAEDLEENEAITDDATVVSDAEESLVDAFETSYRSHQLDLVHVGRTLGYKLWKDGTFSLETRKAIASDVTNDLFHLKNSVALHASRNERLAIRERIDQTLENLTKEAWRLEQQDSPKAAAYLRKWAQATVTFAELALEGQEVLWTSNVVERAMGEISKRCKNQWMRWTESGLESLLWLNLVRYADSEQFAAFADELLERSAKTAMTLEVSVDATRGEL; from the coding sequence ATGCACGCCACAATCGACGCGCAAGTCACGGTTAGCATCGACTTAGACAAAACGCTACCGCTTGCCACTCTCGCTGAATCTCTCACAGAGCTTCACCTCGAGGCGACGATCCTCGAGGAGCTTGTCAAAAGCCTCGACGAGCGCCTCGTCGAGGCGTACTGTGGGGAGAAACACGCGCGCGGAAACGGCGATCGCCGTTTCCAGCGCGCCGGAACCACAACACGAACAGCTGTGACAACCGCAGGAGAGCACGAATTTTCCCTTCATCACGTCAAAGACACCGCTGCCACCGGTGACGATCCTACCTACTTCCGCCCTCTCGAAGATCTCATCAAATTCGACGGGCAGCGCATCTATCAAGAGGATATTTCGCTCCAGAGTACCGAACTCGCTACGTCGCTCAGCTTTCGTGATGCCGTTGCCCACGGCGACGGCTTCACTCCGATGCCTTCGAGAACCACGATCAACCGCCGAGTCCGTGAGTACGGCAGCAAACTCGGTGACTTCGTTCGTGATCGGCTTCCTGGGACGAATGCAGACACTGTCGTTCCTGACGGAACGAAGTGTCATAGCCAGGACGATCACTGCACGTACCACGACGTCAACGTCACTCTCGGACAGATCACCGAAGACAACGCGGAAACCACGCTCTTAGACGTCAATGTCAACGAACCGTGGGACGATACAGCAGAAGATCTCGAAGAGAACGAGGCGATCACTGACGACGCGACGGTCGTCAGTGACGCCGAGGAATCCCTCGTCGACGCCTTCGAGACCAGCTATCGATCTCATCAGCTCGATCTCGTTCATGTCGGTCGAACGCTTGGATACAAGCTGTGGAAGGACGGTACCTTTTCGCTCGAAACGCGGAAAGCGATCGCCTCAGACGTCACAAACGACTTGTTCCATCTGAAAAACTCGGTTGCGCTCCATGCATCGAGGAATGAGCGTTTGGCGATCCGCGAGCGGATCGACCAAACGCTCGAGAACCTCACGAAGGAGGCGTGGCGCTTAGAGCAACAGGACTCTCCAAAAGCAGCGGCGTACCTCCGAAAATGGGCACAAGCAACCGTCACATTCGCCGAACTCGCACTCGAGGGACAAGAGGTTCTGTGGACATCGAACGTGGTTGAACGAGCCATGGGCGAAATCTCGAAGCGGTGTAAAAACCAGTGGATGAGATGGACAGAGTCCGGCTTAGAATCGCTCCTCTGGCTCAATCTCGTGAGATATGCCGATTCCGAGCAGTTCGCGGCGTTCGCCGACGAACTGCTCGAGCGTTCAGCCAAAACAGCCATGACATTGGAGGTGTCAGTTGACGCTACCAGAGGCGAACTCTAG